A region of Streptomyces sp. NBC_01750 DNA encodes the following proteins:
- a CDS encoding NAD(P)-dependent malic enzyme: protein MAAEIVNPRSDSGTESAPEEPFDPAFALHRGGKMAIQATVPIRDKDDLSLAYTPGVAKVCTAIAEQPELVHDYTWKSQVVAVVTDGTAVLGLGDIGPEASLPVMEGKAILFKQFGGVDAVPIALATTDADEIVETVVRLAPSFGGVNLEDISAPRCFEIERKLQERLDIPVFHDDQHGTAVVTLAALRNAAKLTGRGLGELRAVISGAGAAGVAIAKFLLEAGIGDVAVADRKGIVSADREDLTPVKRELAEITNRAGLSGSLETALAGADVFIGVSGGTVPEPAVASMAPGAFVFAMANPNPEVHPDVAHRYAAVVATGRSDYPNQINNVLAFPGIFAGALQVRASRITEGMKIAAANALADVVGDALAADYVIPSPFDERVAPAVTAAVAAAARAEGVARR from the coding sequence ATGGCAGCGGAGATCGTCAATCCTCGCAGCGACAGCGGTACGGAGAGTGCTCCCGAGGAGCCCTTCGATCCGGCCTTCGCGCTGCACCGTGGCGGCAAAATGGCCATCCAGGCCACTGTGCCGATCCGCGACAAGGACGACTTGTCCCTTGCGTACACACCCGGCGTCGCCAAGGTCTGCACCGCGATCGCCGAGCAGCCCGAGCTCGTCCACGACTACACCTGGAAGTCACAGGTCGTCGCTGTCGTGACGGACGGCACCGCGGTGCTCGGTCTCGGCGACATCGGTCCGGAGGCGTCGCTTCCGGTGATGGAGGGGAAAGCCATCCTCTTCAAGCAGTTCGGCGGCGTGGACGCGGTGCCGATCGCTCTCGCCACCACGGACGCCGACGAGATCGTCGAGACCGTGGTGCGGCTCGCACCGTCCTTCGGCGGCGTGAACCTCGAGGACATCTCGGCACCGCGATGCTTCGAGATCGAGCGCAAGCTTCAGGAGCGCCTCGACATCCCCGTCTTCCACGACGACCAGCACGGCACGGCCGTGGTGACCCTCGCCGCGCTGCGGAACGCGGCGAAGCTGACCGGGCGCGGTCTCGGTGAACTGCGCGCCGTCATCTCCGGCGCCGGAGCGGCCGGTGTGGCCATCGCGAAGTTCCTGCTGGAGGCGGGCATCGGCGATGTGGCGGTGGCCGACCGCAAGGGCATCGTCAGCGCCGACCGCGAGGACCTGACCCCGGTCAAGCGGGAGCTCGCGGAGATCACGAACCGGGCGGGCCTGAGCGGCTCGCTGGAGACCGCGCTGGCCGGCGCGGACGTCTTCATCGGCGTCTCCGGCGGTACGGTGCCGGAGCCGGCGGTCGCCTCGATGGCGCCGGGAGCCTTCGTCTTCGCGATGGCCAACCCGAACCCCGAGGTGCACCCCGATGTCGCGCACCGGTACGCGGCGGTCGTGGCCACGGGGCGCAGTGACTACCCGAACCAGATCAACAACGTGCTCGCCTTCCCGGGGATCTTCGCGGGTGCGCTGCAGGTGCGGGCGTCCCGGATCACCGAGGGCATGAAGATCGCGGCGGCGAACGCGCTGGCGGACGTGGTGGGCGACGCGCTGGCTGCCGACTATGTGATCCCGTCGCCGTTCGACGAGCGGGTGGCCCCGGCGGTCACCGCGGCCGTGGCGGCCGCCGCGCGCGCGGAGGGCGTCGCGAGGCGCTGA
- a CDS encoding MBL fold metallo-hydrolase → MIDFRTAAPVTGSLDVQWHAGWPSPKHDPAPEIQVHAYSEHTVILRQNKSVHFEAPFLFLLFGNERALLLDTGATADPAYFPLRATVDALVDGWLDRNPRAEYGLVVAHTHGHGDHIAGDAQFADRPRTEVVGPSLKEVTDFFGIEAWPECQGELDLGGRVLDLLPGPGHQEAAVVFHDRHTGLLLTGDSLYPGRLYVQDSAVFTATVDRLLAFCEATPVTHILGCHIEMTTTADVDYPRGTTYQPDEPPLQLTTAHLRRLRSALAVHDGPCRDFIVVYEE, encoded by the coding sequence GTGATCGATTTTCGTACCGCCGCACCCGTGACCGGCAGTCTCGACGTCCAGTGGCATGCCGGCTGGCCATCGCCCAAACACGACCCGGCGCCGGAGATACAGGTCCACGCCTACTCCGAGCACACCGTCATCCTTCGGCAGAACAAGTCCGTGCACTTCGAAGCCCCGTTTCTCTTCCTGCTGTTCGGGAACGAACGCGCACTGCTGCTGGACACCGGTGCCACGGCCGACCCCGCGTACTTCCCCCTGCGCGCGACCGTCGACGCGCTGGTCGACGGGTGGCTCGACCGGAACCCGCGCGCGGAGTACGGACTGGTGGTGGCTCACACCCATGGGCACGGCGACCACATCGCCGGCGACGCCCAGTTCGCGGACCGGCCGCGGACCGAGGTCGTCGGTCCCTCGCTGAAAGAGGTGACGGACTTCTTCGGCATCGAGGCCTGGCCAGAGTGCCAAGGAGAGCTGGACCTCGGCGGGCGGGTGCTGGATCTGCTGCCGGGGCCCGGGCACCAGGAGGCCGCCGTTGTCTTTCACGACCGGCACACCGGCCTGCTGCTGACCGGCGACTCCCTCTACCCCGGCCGGCTGTACGTCCAGGACTCCGCCGTCTTCACCGCCACCGTCGACCGCCTGCTCGCGTTCTGCGAGGCGACACCGGTGACCCACATCCTCGGCTGCCACATAGAGATGACGACCACCGCGGACGTGGACTACCCACGTGGCACCACGTATCAGCCGGACGAACCCCCGCTTCAGCTGACGACCGCGCATCTGCGCCGGCTGCGCAGCGCCCTGGCCGTGCACGACGGGCCCTGCCGCGACTTCATCGTGGTGTACGAGGAGTGA
- a CDS encoding glycoside hydrolase family 5 protein produces the protein MRTRRTTRALATVCCILLLFAGAPASADPGGPGGIPRLTDDRGRTLTLRGWNVEDKANRGEHALSAITEKHFRDMRAKGFNFARLLVFWDDLEPEQGQYSAAYLRRIERILDWAERYDIQVLVDAHQDVFGPAFGHRGIPEWATRTDGLPFTPHPDDWFSEYFEPAVQRAFTHLYEDGDLRRAQARMWRVLAGRLGHHPAVLGYDLINEPMGEMRAGEELPTAARRIERDQLTPMYNRLADAIRSADDDSRLFIEPTPIVGESVPTGLGAVKDPKVVYAPHFYNAAMEAGADYDPAAGWIESYEAAVTAYPTSQKIPVVVGEWGPLNNSLPNMSRFYREALASLRRYSSGWAGYVWCYGGGYCAVDSAGALRRNKEQTAAPYAAAVAGRVGADTYDPASGTYRLVYRASARPGTTEISLPPSPSGWRIAVAGPAWTDSRTVAAGIPRVVRVLARPGARITAVITPRTPR, from the coding sequence ATGCGTACGCGCCGAACGACCCGGGCACTGGCGACGGTCTGCTGCATTCTTCTGCTGTTCGCGGGGGCGCCTGCCTCCGCGGACCCGGGCGGTCCCGGTGGCATTCCCCGGCTGACCGACGACCGGGGCAGAACGCTCACGCTGCGCGGCTGGAACGTCGAGGACAAGGCGAACCGCGGTGAGCACGCGCTCTCCGCCATCACCGAGAAGCACTTCCGCGATATGCGCGCCAAGGGCTTCAACTTCGCCAGGCTGCTGGTCTTCTGGGACGACCTCGAGCCCGAGCAGGGCCAGTACAGCGCAGCGTATCTGCGCAGGATCGAGCGGATCCTGGACTGGGCCGAGAGGTACGACATCCAGGTGCTCGTCGACGCCCACCAGGACGTCTTCGGCCCCGCCTTCGGGCATCGCGGCATCCCGGAGTGGGCGACCCGGACCGACGGGCTGCCCTTCACCCCGCACCCGGACGACTGGTTCTCCGAGTACTTCGAGCCGGCCGTGCAGCGCGCGTTCACCCACCTCTACGAGGACGGGGACCTGCGGCGCGCGCAGGCGCGGATGTGGCGGGTCCTCGCCGGCCGCCTCGGGCACCATCCGGCCGTCCTCGGCTACGACCTGATCAATGAGCCGATGGGCGAGATGCGCGCGGGCGAGGAGCTGCCCACGGCGGCCCGCCGGATCGAGCGCGACCAGCTGACGCCGATGTACAACCGCCTCGCGGACGCGATCCGTTCGGCCGACGACGACAGCCGGCTCTTCATCGAGCCGACCCCGATCGTCGGCGAGAGCGTCCCCACGGGCCTCGGGGCGGTCAAGGACCCGAAGGTCGTCTACGCACCGCACTTCTACAACGCGGCGATGGAGGCGGGCGCGGACTACGACCCGGCGGCGGGCTGGATCGAGTCGTACGAGGCGGCCGTCACCGCATACCCCACATCACAGAAGATCCCGGTGGTGGTGGGCGAGTGGGGCCCGCTCAACAACTCCCTCCCGAACATGTCGCGCTTCTACCGCGAGGCGCTTGCCTCCCTTCGCCGCTACAGCTCCGGCTGGGCCGGCTATGTGTGGTGCTACGGGGGCGGGTACTGCGCGGTCGACAGCGCGGGAGCGCTCCGCAGGAACAAGGAGCAGACCGCCGCGCCGTACGCCGCGGCCGTGGCGGGCCGGGTGGGCGCGGACACGTACGACCCGGCGAGCGGGACGTACCGCCTGGTGTACCGGGCGTCCGCGCGGCCCGGCACGACGGAGATCTCACTGCCGCCGAGCCCGTCGGGCTGGCGTATCGCCGTGGCAGGACCGGCCTGGACGGACAGCCGGACGGTGGCCGCGGGCATCCCCCGTGTGGTGCGCGTCCTGGCCCGGCCGGGGGCGCGGATCACGGCGGTCATCACTCCTCGTACACCACGATGA
- a CDS encoding zinc-binding dehydrogenase, translated as MFAAYAARIDRDTPLNGLELGERPAPGARPGWTTVNVKAASLNHHDLWSLRGVGLAEDKLPMILGCDAAGIDADGNEVVIHSVIGQTGHGVGPDEPRSILTERYQGTFAEQVTVPSWNVLPKPKELSFEQAACLPTAWLTAYRMLFTNAGVRPGDSILVQGAGGGVATAAIVLGKAAGLRVYATSRDEAKRKRAVELGAEEAYEPGARLPRRVDAVIETVGAATWSHSVKSLRPGGSLVISGATSGDRPSHAELTRIFFLELKVVGSTMGSKDELEDLLSFCAATGVRPVIDEVLPLDRARDGFERMAGGDLFGKIVLTTS; from the coding sequence ATGTTCGCCGCCTACGCCGCCCGTATCGACCGTGACACCCCGCTCAACGGCCTGGAGCTGGGTGAACGCCCGGCTCCGGGCGCCCGCCCCGGCTGGACCACCGTGAACGTCAAAGCCGCTTCGCTCAACCACCACGACCTCTGGTCGCTGCGGGGTGTCGGCCTTGCCGAGGACAAGCTTCCGATGATCCTCGGCTGCGACGCCGCGGGCATCGACGCGGACGGCAACGAGGTCGTGATCCACTCCGTCATCGGTCAGACCGGGCACGGCGTCGGCCCGGACGAGCCGCGCTCCATCCTCACCGAGCGCTACCAGGGCACCTTCGCCGAGCAGGTCACCGTCCCGTCCTGGAACGTCCTGCCGAAGCCGAAGGAGCTCAGCTTCGAGCAGGCCGCCTGCCTGCCCACCGCCTGGCTCACCGCGTACCGGATGCTCTTCACCAACGCCGGAGTGCGGCCCGGGGACTCAATCCTCGTGCAGGGCGCCGGCGGCGGTGTGGCGACCGCCGCGATCGTCCTCGGCAAGGCGGCGGGGCTGCGCGTCTACGCCACCAGCCGCGACGAGGCCAAGCGGAAGCGGGCCGTCGAGCTGGGCGCGGAGGAGGCGTACGAGCCCGGCGCGCGGCTGCCGCGGCGCGTGGACGCCGTCATCGAGACGGTCGGCGCCGCGACCTGGTCGCACTCGGTCAAGTCGCTGAGGCCGGGCGGTTCCCTGGTGATCTCCGGCGCGACCAGCGGCGACCGCCCTTCGCACGCCGAGCTGACCCGGATCTTCTTCCTGGAACTGAAGGTCGTCGGCTCGACGATGGGCTCGAAGGACGAGCTGGAGGATCTGCTCTCCTTCTGCGCGGCGACGGGCGTACGGCCGGTGATCGACGAGGTGCTGCCGCTGGACCGGGCCAGGGACGGCTTCGAGCGGATGGCCGGCGGCGACCTCTTCGGAAAGATCGTGCTGACGACCTCTTGA
- a CDS encoding PadR family transcriptional regulator, which produces MPPVFAHGRLRLYLLKLLDEAPRHGYEVIRLLEERFQGLYAPSAGTVYPRLAKLEAEGLVTHATEGGRKVYSITDAGREELAGRSGELADLELEIRESVSELAAEIRDDVRGAAGKLRSEMRAAATETRHAPGGAKERADWESAFGDKEAWRAAKEELRRAKQEWKEQARRAKDESRRAREDAQQARRQAKEAQDTARQEMQRIAKQVQDQVQDHFARGDWPTGVREGLSELSTQLGGLARGTAWPPYTKAEASKAEAAGAGAGAGAAAPEWAEDTTGSGDPARDLDRLLDRFRDDIRDAARDHGVTESQLGEARRHLSTAAAHIGALLRKPNA; this is translated from the coding sequence ATGCCGCCCGTCTTCGCCCACGGCCGACTGCGCCTGTATCTGCTGAAGCTCCTGGACGAGGCGCCGCGCCACGGCTACGAGGTGATCCGCCTGCTGGAGGAGCGCTTCCAGGGCCTGTACGCGCCGAGCGCCGGCACCGTCTACCCGCGGCTCGCCAAGCTGGAGGCCGAGGGTCTGGTCACCCATGCCACCGAGGGCGGTCGCAAGGTCTACTCGATCACCGACGCGGGCCGCGAGGAACTGGCCGGGCGCAGCGGGGAGCTGGCCGACCTCGAGCTGGAGATCCGCGAATCCGTCTCCGAACTCGCCGCGGAGATCCGCGACGACGTGCGGGGTGCGGCGGGCAAGCTGCGCAGCGAGATGCGCGCGGCGGCGACGGAGACACGGCACGCGCCCGGCGGCGCGAAGGAGCGGGCCGACTGGGAGTCCGCCTTCGGCGACAAGGAGGCGTGGCGGGCGGCGAAGGAGGAGCTCCGCCGCGCCAAGCAGGAGTGGAAGGAGCAGGCGCGCCGGGCGAAGGACGAGTCGCGCCGGGCCCGCGAGGACGCGCAGCAGGCGCGTCGGCAGGCCAAGGAGGCGCAGGACACGGCCCGCCAGGAGATGCAGCGCATCGCCAAGCAGGTCCAGGACCAGGTGCAGGACCACTTTGCGCGGGGTGACTGGCCGACGGGGGTACGGGAGGGCCTGTCGGAGCTCAGCACGCAGCTCGGGGGCCTGGCGCGGGGGACGGCCTGGCCGCCGTACACCAAGGCGGAGGCTTCGAAGGCGGAGGCGGCTGGGGCCGGGGCCGGGGCTGGGGCCGCGGCGCCGGAGTGGGCGGAGGACACGACGGGCTCGGGCGACCCGGCACGCGATCTCGACCGGCTGCTGGACCGCTTCCGGGACGACATCAGGGATGCGGCGCGGGACCACGGGGTGACGGAGTCACAACTGGGCGAGGCCCGCCGCCACCTGTCAACGGCGGCGGCCCACATCGGAGCGCTCCTGCGCAAACCGAACGCCTGA
- a CDS encoding DUF4097 family beta strand repeat-containing protein: MSEWSVAEPKKLTFDDPVTALNVRIVNGTVNVVGTDEGSARLEISEVEGPPLIVTQQGSTLTVAYEDLPWKGFLKWLDRKGWHRSAVVSLAVPAGSSVEVGVVGAAAVVSGIQGPTAIRGVSGDTTLVGVSGAVRAESVSGNLEAQSVTGDLRYNSVSGDLTVIEGSGSSVRAESVSGDMVIDLDPGGKPTDIRLTSVSGEVAIRLPHPADAQVEANTASGAVSNAFDDLRVSGQWGAKKITGTLGAGTGTLKATTVSGSIALLRRPPAEDEPHDAAPTGKVL, translated from the coding sequence ATGTCCGAGTGGTCCGTCGCAGAGCCGAAGAAGCTCACCTTCGACGACCCGGTGACGGCACTCAACGTGCGTATCGTCAACGGAACGGTCAACGTCGTGGGCACGGACGAAGGTTCCGCCCGCCTGGAGATCTCCGAGGTCGAGGGACCCCCGCTGATCGTGACCCAGCAGGGCTCCACCCTCACCGTCGCGTACGAGGACCTGCCTTGGAAGGGCTTCCTCAAGTGGCTCGACCGCAAGGGCTGGCACCGCAGTGCCGTCGTCTCCCTCGCCGTCCCGGCCGGCTCGTCCGTCGAGGTCGGCGTCGTCGGCGCCGCAGCCGTCGTCTCCGGCATCCAGGGGCCCACCGCCATACGCGGCGTCAGCGGCGACACCACTCTCGTCGGTGTCTCCGGCGCGGTCCGCGCCGAATCCGTCTCCGGCAACCTGGAGGCCCAGTCCGTCACCGGCGACCTCCGCTACAACTCGGTCTCCGGCGATCTGACCGTGATCGAGGGCTCGGGTTCCTCCGTACGGGCCGAATCCGTCAGCGGCGACATGGTCATCGACCTCGACCCGGGCGGGAAGCCGACGGACATCCGGCTGACCAGCGTCTCCGGCGAGGTCGCGATCCGGCTGCCGCACCCCGCGGACGCGCAGGTCGAGGCGAACACCGCGAGCGGCGCGGTCTCCAACGCCTTCGACGACCTGCGGGTCAGCGGACAGTGGGGCGCGAAGAAGATCACCGGCACGTTGGGCGCGGGCACGGGGACGCTCAAGGCGACGACCGTCTCCGGTTCCATCGCGCTGCTCCGCCGGCCGCCCGCGGAGGACGAACCGCACGACGCAGCCCCCACCGGAAAGGTGCTCTGA